Proteins co-encoded in one Capillibacterium thermochitinicola genomic window:
- a CDS encoding V-type ATP synthase subunit K, whose protein sequence is MELGTLYAFLGVAIAVLLSGIGSAYGVSIAGRVSAGVITEDPKKFGQTLVLTALPGTQGIYGFVIGMLMVFKFAAVSGPIPLEAGFRFLITGLPIGVVGLFSAIYQGKVAAAGVGIVAKRPEEAAKGIVYAGLVETYAILAFIISFFLYNTITL, encoded by the coding sequence ATGGAACTGGGTACTTTGTATGCATTTCTAGGTGTGGCAATTGCGGTTTTGCTGTCGGGAATCGGGTCCGCCTACGGGGTAAGTATCGCTGGGCGCGTATCAGCGGGTGTGATTACGGAAGATCCGAAAAAATTCGGACAAACCCTAGTTTTAACGGCTCTTCCGGGCACCCAGGGTATTTACGGCTTCGTCATAGGCATGCTGATGGTCTTTAAATTTGCCGCGGTCTCTGGACCGATTCCTTTAGAGGCCGGGTTCCGTTTTCTCATTACCGGGTTGCCCATCGGGGTTGTCGGCCTTTTCTCCGCGATTTACCAGGGGAAAGTGGCGGCGGCCGGGGTAGGTATTGTCGCTAAAAGGCCGGAGGAGGCGGCGAAAGGGATTGTCTACGCCGGTTTGGTGGAGACGTATGCCATTTTGGCCTTTATTATCTCCTTCTTCCTCTATAACACGATTACGCTTTAG
- a CDS encoding V-type ATP synthase subunit I gives MAIVPMRRLELYGLVEHKSSFLSELQRLGLVELIEPAEEEKRLGTEEEIAEKLRQVEEKLGEINRVLTIFERFAPLKPNFIEQFAGIKTILTWEEQQNYLAKREKAKDLAEQVFTAEYEHNILEQEIVRIERELKALQPWAELDLPVEAWDGSRRIAVLLGSSDRDPQLLSQALAAEEIAHCYRELGEYENRFYAVFFCWRDAQAAEILRAKGFVPARPEVTAGTVGERLAALNEKKQQLEAEKAKLVAALQNLANERPFFQTLYDYWHNQKRQVEAHRQLLVGKAVFGLQGWVPAEQAGRVEKVLAALKLPHYLRIFEPQPGEEIPILLKNPKVVTPFEKLVESFSYPRQDEVDPSAAIAPFFFLCYGMALGDAGYGAVLALLCAVLMAKLTMGPGGRKMAGLFILSGLGAVLFGLVTSSIFGYSFFKGAFNVMDSPQLLLVLSLGLGLIQLYTGTIISAWISIKHGDVAGAFWEKGVWLLFLTGILLTVGGSYIGLEDYAGYFKYGTLTAALLLVIGNARGKKGLVEILKAIPGGLLKIYGSVSFFSDVLSYSRLMALGLSGAVMASIINLFVEMTWGAPLGWLFALLIFLVGHGLNFGLNLLGAYVHSSRLQYLEFFNTFFTGGGRPFAPLKLENKNVYLEKEREV, from the coding sequence ATGGCGATTGTACCGATGAGACGCCTGGAGCTGTACGGCTTGGTTGAGCACAAATCCTCTTTTCTTTCGGAGCTGCAACGCCTCGGCTTGGTGGAACTGATCGAGCCAGCTGAGGAGGAAAAACGTTTGGGAACGGAAGAGGAGATTGCGGAGAAGCTGCGCCAGGTGGAAGAAAAACTCGGTGAGATCAACCGGGTCTTGACCATTTTTGAACGTTTTGCGCCGCTGAAGCCGAACTTTATTGAGCAGTTTGCCGGGATCAAGACGATCTTGACTTGGGAAGAACAACAGAATTACTTGGCCAAGCGGGAAAAAGCCAAGGACCTGGCCGAACAGGTTTTTACCGCCGAGTACGAACATAACATCCTTGAGCAGGAAATAGTCAGGATTGAACGGGAGCTTAAGGCCTTACAGCCTTGGGCGGAGCTGGATCTGCCCGTGGAAGCATGGGACGGTTCACGGCGGATTGCGGTCCTGCTTGGCAGTTCCGACCGGGATCCGCAGCTTTTATCCCAAGCGTTGGCCGCGGAGGAGATCGCCCACTGTTACCGGGAGCTTGGCGAGTATGAGAACCGGTTTTATGCCGTCTTTTTCTGTTGGCGGGACGCCCAGGCTGCGGAGATTTTAAGGGCGAAGGGGTTTGTCCCGGCCAGGCCGGAGGTGACGGCCGGGACCGTTGGCGAACGGCTGGCGGCTTTAAACGAAAAGAAGCAGCAACTGGAGGCGGAAAAGGCCAAACTGGTTGCCGCTTTGCAGAACTTGGCGAACGAACGTCCCTTCTTCCAAACCCTCTATGATTACTGGCATAACCAAAAGCGGCAAGTGGAAGCCCACCGCCAATTGTTGGTGGGGAAAGCGGTTTTTGGCCTGCAAGGCTGGGTTCCGGCCGAGCAAGCAGGGCGGGTGGAGAAAGTGCTGGCCGCGTTGAAACTCCCCCATTATTTACGGATTTTTGAACCACAGCCCGGCGAGGAGATCCCTATCCTCTTGAAGAACCCGAAAGTGGTTACCCCCTTCGAAAAACTGGTGGAGTCCTTCAGTTATCCCCGGCAGGATGAGGTGGATCCCTCGGCGGCGATCGCCCCGTTTTTCTTCCTTTGCTACGGGATGGCGTTGGGCGACGCCGGTTATGGGGCGGTCCTGGCCCTGCTCTGTGCGGTGCTGATGGCGAAACTGACGATGGGGCCGGGCGGCCGGAAGATGGCGGGGTTGTTTATCCTCAGCGGGTTGGGCGCGGTCCTTTTCGGACTGGTCACTTCCAGTATCTTTGGTTATTCCTTTTTCAAAGGCGCTTTCAACGTGATGGACAGCCCCCAACTATTATTAGTACTCTCCTTAGGACTGGGCTTAATCCAGTTGTATACCGGAACGATCATTAGCGCCTGGATCAGCATTAAACACGGCGATGTGGCGGGCGCATTTTGGGAGAAAGGGGTCTGGCTCCTCTTTCTGACGGGAATCCTGCTAACGGTGGGCGGCTCCTACATCGGGCTCGAGGACTACGCCGGATATTTTAAGTACGGAACCCTGACCGCGGCGCTTCTATTGGTCATTGGCAACGCCCGGGGGAAAAAGGGACTTGTCGAGATTTTGAAGGCGATCCCGGGGGGGTTGTTAAAGATCTACGGCAGCGTCAGTTTTTTCAGTGATGTGCTGTCTTATTCCCGGTTGATGGCCCTGGGGCTTTCCGGTGCGGTGATGGCCTCGATCATCAATTTATTTGTGGAGATGACGTGGGGCGCACCGCTTGGCTGGCTCTTTGCGCTTCTGATTTTCCTCGTCGGCCACGGGCTCAATTTTGGTTTGAACCTGCTTGGGGCCTACGTACACAGCAGCAGACTACAGTATCTGGAGTTTTTCAACACCTTTTTCACCGGTGGAGGGCGGCCTTTTGCGCCTTTGAAACTGGAGAACAAAAATGTTTACTTAGAAAAAGAAAGAGAGGTATAA
- a CDS encoding cobalamin B12-binding domain-containing protein (Presence of a B(12) (cobalamin)-binding domain implies dependence on cobalamin itself, in one of its several forms, or in some unusual lineages, dependence on a cobalamin-like analog.): MKKIVAATIGNCVHVAGIYNFLNLAELCGYQTTFLGIGVKPARIIGALQEVEPDYLALSYRLTPEVADKLFAELKNALQEAGLSHQKIIFGGTPAVAKVAAESGLFCRIFSGEEEEGAVVAFLKGETAGEEARFGGDTLVERLAQKHPYPLLRHHFGLPSLEETVKGVARLAAAKVLDVISIGPDQNAQESFFRPAEMDPQQEGAGGVPLRKEEDLVRLYEASRTGNRPLLRCYSGTRDLLKWADLTARTIKNAWAAIPLYWYSQLDGRSNRPVAEAIRENQEAMAWHGARGIPVEVNEAHHWSLRGAPDSVAVAAFYLAAYNAKKAGVKDYIAQIMLNNPPGTSGAMDLGKALAGLELVARLEDADFKVYRQVRAGLASLSVKPHVAKGQLAASAVLGLALNPQIIHVVAYCEADHIATPEEIIESCEIVHGVLKNCLYDAPDPTGDRRVVARRDELMAEAELILDAIRRLGAAETADPLSDPGTLAKAVALGILDAPQLKGSTVAPGKIKTRMLRGACRLWDEETQQVIGEGTRLAGGNWQRNDGSR, encoded by the coding sequence ATGAAGAAAATTGTTGCCGCGACGATCGGAAATTGTGTGCACGTTGCCGGGATCTACAATTTCCTTAATTTGGCCGAACTCTGCGGGTACCAGACTACTTTCCTCGGGATTGGGGTGAAACCGGCCCGGATCATCGGTGCCCTGCAAGAAGTAGAGCCGGATTACTTGGCTTTAAGCTACCGTTTGACTCCGGAAGTGGCGGACAAGCTTTTTGCGGAATTGAAAAATGCCCTGCAGGAAGCGGGCCTTAGCCACCAAAAGATCATCTTTGGCGGGACCCCGGCGGTGGCCAAAGTGGCGGCGGAAAGCGGGCTTTTTTGCCGGATCTTCAGCGGGGAAGAGGAAGAAGGGGCGGTGGTCGCTTTCCTGAAAGGGGAGACAGCGGGGGAAGAGGCGCGGTTTGGCGGTGATACCCTGGTGGAACGCCTGGCGCAGAAACACCCTTATCCGTTGCTCCGGCACCATTTTGGCTTGCCAAGTTTGGAGGAGACGGTGAAAGGAGTAGCCCGGCTGGCGGCGGCAAAAGTCCTCGACGTCATCTCAATCGGTCCGGACCAGAACGCGCAAGAATCCTTTTTCCGCCCCGCGGAGATGGACCCGCAGCAGGAAGGGGCCGGCGGCGTTCCCCTGCGTAAGGAAGAGGATCTGGTCCGTCTGTATGAAGCTTCGCGGACGGGAAACCGGCCGCTCCTCCGCTGTTACAGTGGGACCAGGGATTTACTCAAATGGGCCGATTTGACCGCGCGGACGATCAAAAATGCCTGGGCGGCCATCCCTTTATATTGGTATAGCCAGTTGGACGGGCGATCCAACCGTCCGGTGGCCGAGGCGATCCGGGAGAACCAGGAAGCCATGGCCTGGCACGGTGCCCGCGGGATCCCGGTCGAAGTGAATGAAGCCCACCACTGGAGTCTAAGGGGTGCTCCGGATTCGGTGGCGGTGGCCGCTTTTTATCTCGCCGCTTATAATGCCAAAAAAGCGGGGGTGAAAGATTATATTGCACAGATTATGTTGAATAACCCGCCGGGGACCAGCGGGGCAATGGATCTGGGCAAAGCGCTGGCCGGCTTGGAACTGGTCGCCCGTCTGGAAGATGCGGACTTTAAAGTCTACCGCCAGGTCCGGGCCGGACTAGCCAGTCTTTCGGTGAAGCCGCACGTGGCCAAGGGACAACTGGCGGCTTCCGCTGTTCTGGGCCTGGCCTTGAACCCCCAGATTATCCATGTGGTGGCCTATTGCGAAGCCGACCATATTGCCACGCCGGAAGAGATTATTGAGAGTTGTGAAATTGTCCATGGGGTGCTGAAGAATTGTCTGTACGACGCCCCCGATCCGACGGGAGACCGGCGGGTCGTGGCCCGGCGCGACGAACTCATGGCCGAAGCGGAATTGATCCTGGACGCGATCCGGCGGTTGGGGGCGGCGGAAACCGCGGATCCCCTGTCCGATCCGGGAACCCTGGCGAAGGCGGTTGCTTTGGGGATCTTGGATGCCCCGCAGCTTAAAGGATCAACGGTGGCCCCGGGTAAGATAAAAACCCGGATGCTCCGGGGAGCCTGCCGGCTCTGGGATGAGGAAACGCAGCAGGTAATCGGAGAAGGAACAAGACTTGCCGGTGGCAACTGGCAACGAAACGATGGTTCAAGGTAG